In one window of Bacteroidales bacterium DNA:
- a CDS encoding IS5 family transposase: MYPTDSSDAQWKIIEKYLDSNKRKRKHDLRVIFDAIFYLLVTGCQWRHLPKNFPKWQLVYYYFSKWRDEEMFTYINDMLVEKIRILSNKPAECSMAIIDSQSIKTTRIGGLRGYDGNKKINGRKRHVIVDSLGNIISNLVHPANIHDSVGAQLTIKNLFENTFGIKRMYADCGYRGNLIEKVKQEHDLSLFISPKIKCQFINKVSPKRWLIERTFSWFENFRRLSKDFEYLLETSQAMIYIASIKLLLNKF, translated from the coding sequence ATGTACCCTACCGATTCAAGCGATGCACAGTGGAAAATTATAGAAAAATATTTAGATAGCAATAAAAGAAAGCGAAAACATGATTTGCGAGTTATATTCGATGCGATATTTTACCTGCTTGTTACAGGTTGTCAATGGCGTCACTTACCCAAAAATTTTCCTAAATGGCAGTTGGTTTACTACTATTTTTCAAAGTGGCGAGACGAAGAAATGTTCACATATATCAACGATATGCTTGTAGAGAAGATAAGAATATTGTCAAACAAGCCAGCAGAATGTTCAATGGCTATTATTGATTCGCAATCCATCAAAACAACACGTATTGGTGGATTAAGAGGATATGATGGCAATAAAAAGATCAATGGCAGAAAACGCCATGTTATTGTTGATTCTTTAGGTAACATAATATCAAATCTTGTGCATCCTGCAAATATTCATGATAGTGTAGGTGCGCAGTTGACAATCAAAAATTTATTTGAAAATACTTTTGGAATAAAACGTATGTATGCAGACTGTGGCTATAGGGGTAATCTTATTGAGAAAGTTAAGCAAGAACATGATTTATCTTTATTTATTTCTCCCAAAATAAAGTGCCAATTTATCAATAAAGTAAGTCCTAAAAGATGGTTGATTGAAAGAACTTTTTCTTGGTTTGAAAACTTTAGAAGATTAAGTAAAGATTTTGAGTATTTACTTGAAACTAGTCAAGCAATGATTTATATTGCTTCTATAAAATTATTATTGAATAAATTTTAA
- a CDS encoding glycosyltransferase: protein MKIALIHDGIICRGGAERVFLYFIQAFPEADIFSSVYYPEATFPEFRNYKIHTSWYNKITKNEFSYKKLFFPFGVWAAKSIDLKKYDVVLQSTTTGAKYAKYGKKTIVISYCHQPFRLLWYPNSYTQYKNAGKLKKIIFDLLRWYYKKIDYKSAQRVDIFIANSKSTISAIKKSYNRESDFLINPPIKENKYTGEAKDENYYLIVSRMEPYKKVDIAIEAFNQLNYKLIIVGSGTQKQYLQSIAKNNIIFKDGVNDEELEKLYTNCKALIFPQLEDYGITPLEANAAGRPVIAYGKGGVLETQIAYNGANIDESTALYFEKQDPDDIIDAVMKFEKIKFNKDFIIEHSKKFNNLSFVNQIQKVVIKSVESKSITFIDRK, encoded by the coding sequence ATGAAAATAGCATTAATTCATGATGGAATAATATGCAGGGGAGGAGCAGAAAGAGTATTTTTATATTTTATTCAGGCATTTCCTGAAGCTGATATTTTTTCTTCTGTATATTACCCAGAAGCTACATTTCCTGAATTTAGGAATTATAAAATTCATACTTCATGGTATAACAAAATAACCAAGAATGAATTTTCGTATAAAAAACTTTTTTTCCCTTTTGGTGTATGGGCAGCAAAATCAATAGATTTAAAAAAATATGATGTAGTTTTGCAATCAACTACAACTGGTGCAAAATATGCAAAGTATGGAAAAAAAACTATTGTGATTTCGTATTGTCATCAACCATTTCGCTTATTATGGTATCCAAACTCATATACTCAATATAAGAATGCAGGAAAACTAAAAAAAATAATTTTTGATTTGTTACGTTGGTATTATAAAAAAATTGATTATAAATCAGCACAAAGAGTAGATATTTTTATAGCAAATAGTAAATCTACTATAAGTGCTATTAAAAAATCATATAATAGAGAATCTGATTTTTTAATAAATCCCCCTATTAAAGAGAATAAATATACTGGTGAAGCAAAAGATGAAAACTATTATTTGATTGTTTCCCGAATGGAGCCATATAAAAAAGTAGATATTGCTATTGAAGCATTTAACCAATTAAATTATAAATTAATTATTGTTGGTTCGGGTACTCAAAAACAATATTTACAATCAATAGCAAAAAACAATATAATCTTTAAAGATGGCGTAAATGACGAAGAATTAGAGAAACTTTATACAAATTGTAAAGCATTGATTTTTCCTCAACTGGAAGATTATGGCATAACTCCACTTGAGGCAAATGCTGCCGGAAGACCTGTAATTGCTTATGGTAAGGGAGGTGTTTTGGAAACACAAATTGCATATAATGGTGCTAATATAGATGAATCAACAGCTTTGTATTTTGAAAAACAAGATCCTGATGATATTATTGATGCTGTCATGAAATTTGAAAAAATAAAATTCAATAAAGATTTTATTATTGAACATTCTAAAAAGTTTAATAACCTTTCTTTTGTTAATCAAATTCAAAAAGTAGTTATTAAATCAGTTGAATCCAAAAGTATCACATTTATTGATCGTAAATAA
- a CDS encoding acyltransferase has translation MKIARIKMANFPTIYGSIYIRNRGKILIGKNVTISSGKNYNIIGGDTRTSILVNKNSNLSLGDNVGISNSTILCYNSITIENNVLVGGSCKIYDTDFHSIDPIQRMNPYVNNIPDNNIKSFPVVIKSGAWIGGHCIILKGVTIGENSIIGAGSVVNKNIPANEIWGGAPAKFLKKVQ, from the coding sequence TTGAAAATTGCCAGAATAAAGATGGCTAATTTCCCTACAATATATGGTAGCATTTATATAAGGAATCGTGGAAAAATATTAATTGGAAAAAATGTCACGATTAGCAGTGGAAAAAATTATAATATAATTGGTGGCGACACTCGCACCTCTATTTTGGTTAATAAAAATTCCAATTTGTCGCTTGGAGATAATGTGGGAATTTCAAATTCAACAATTCTTTGTTATAATTCCATAACAATTGAAAATAATGTTCTGGTGGGCGGAAGTTGTAAAATATATGATACGGATTTTCATTCCATCGATCCAATCCAAAGAATGAATCCTTATGTAAACAATATTCCTGATAACAATATTAAGTCTTTTCCGGTAGTAATAAAATCTGGAGCATGGATCGGCGGACATTGCATTATTTTGAAAGGAGTGACCATTGGCGAAAATTCTATAATTGGAGCAGGGAGTGTTGTTAATAAGAATATTCCTGCTAATGAAATCTGGGGTGGAGCTCCTGCCAAATTTTTAAAGAAAGTTCAATGA
- a CDS encoding MraY family glycosyltransferase, whose translation MNYIDYWIIIAVALLSALIISYMSVPPIVKLAKAKLLCALPNGRTSHSGAVPTLGGIAIFAGFKFSALIFCSYTPFPELPFIAASCLLIFFSGLKDDIFVISPFSKVATQILSAAIIIVFADVRFTNLHGFIGITEIPYLFSFILTMFVIIVVVNSFNLIDGIDGLATAIGMVCSLAFGIWFYLVENYQCAILSFSLTGALIGFLPYNLSKGKYKIFMGDTGSLLIGFIIAVLVIEFNEADAVTTGKYYIASSPAVSIAVLFLPLYDTIRVMIVRIMRQQSPFKADRGHIHHKLLDLGYSHSQATLILSISTIVFIIIAYQLQHIGIFWLTLTLVVIATLLYLIPITMILRRLKNAILPSKNNKCGDKENIETVVLEDK comes from the coding sequence ATGAATTATATTGATTATTGGATAATTATTGCTGTAGCTTTACTTTCAGCTTTAATTATCAGTTATATGTCTGTTCCGCCTATTGTTAAATTGGCAAAAGCAAAGTTGTTATGTGCATTACCTAATGGTAGGACATCGCATTCAGGTGCAGTTCCTACACTAGGAGGTATAGCAATTTTTGCGGGTTTTAAATTTTCGGCATTAATTTTTTGTTCATATACACCTTTTCCCGAATTACCTTTTATTGCTGCTAGTTGTTTGTTGATATTTTTTAGTGGACTTAAAGATGATATTTTTGTTATCTCTCCATTTAGTAAAGTAGCTACGCAAATTTTATCAGCTGCTATTATTATTGTTTTTGCCGATGTAAGGTTCACAAACTTGCACGGATTTATTGGCATAACTGAAATACCATACTTATTTAGTTTTATACTAACCATGTTTGTAATTATTGTTGTGGTAAATTCATTTAACTTAATTGATGGTATTGATGGGCTTGCAACTGCAATAGGAATGGTTTGTTCTTTAGCATTTGGAATTTGGTTTTATTTGGTTGAAAATTATCAATGTGCTATACTTTCGTTTTCATTAACAGGAGCACTTATTGGTTTTCTGCCATATAACTTATCTAAAGGAAAATATAAAATTTTTATGGGTGATACAGGCTCATTATTAATAGGTTTTATTATTGCTGTATTAGTCATTGAGTTTAATGAGGCTGATGCTGTAACTACAGGTAAATATTATATTGCGTCATCGCCTGCTGTTTCAATTGCTGTACTTTTTCTTCCTTTATATGATACAATCAGAGTGATGATTGTAAGAATTATGCGTCAGCAGTCACCGTTTAAAGCAGATAGAGGGCATATTCATCATAAATTACTTGATTTAGGATACTCCCATTCGCAAGCTACTTTAATATTGTCTATTTCTACAATTGTATTTATAATAATTGCTTATCAATTACAGCATATCGGAATATTTTGGCTTACTCTTACTCTTGTTGTTATTGCTACGCTTTTATATTTGATTCCAATCACAATGATATTAAGAAGACTGAAAAACGCAATTTTGCCATCGAAAAATAATAAATGTGGTGATAAAGAAAATATAGAAACAGTGGTACTTGAAGACAAATAA
- a CDS encoding sugar transferase: MSNNQEPKEAFPYKPPTEEIKIKYKSLFEIKKPLEVPIFKLIFDKIVSFLILLCCSPILLCLLIFNLIEGILIPENRGPLFFYYNAVSAGRIFKKYKIRLIKEKYIDKELQAKGDWHAFSKEWTPESRTHLGKFVKKFYLDEIPQFFNVLKGDMSIVGPRPLAIHHYERDLQQGNVTRFLIRGGLLGLGHIKKGTPEMGNPIYEYEYIDKYINSSSFNLLMLDINIIWKGIIVMLKGKGL, from the coding sequence ATGTCAAATAATCAAGAACCCAAGGAAGCTTTTCCATATAAGCCTCCTACAGAAGAGATAAAGATTAAATATAAAAGTCTATTTGAAATAAAAAAACCATTGGAAGTACCTATATTCAAGTTGATTTTTGATAAGATTGTGTCTTTTTTAATTTTGTTATGTTGTTCTCCAATATTACTATGTCTATTAATCTTTAATTTAATAGAAGGAATATTAATTCCGGAAAATAGAGGTCCTTTGTTTTTTTATTATAATGCTGTTAGTGCCGGTAGAATATTTAAAAAATATAAAATCAGATTAATTAAAGAAAAATATATTGATAAAGAATTACAAGCAAAAGGAGACTGGCATGCATTTTCAAAAGAATGGACACCTGAATCAAGAACTCATTTAGGAAAATTTGTGAAGAAATTTTATTTAGATGAAATACCGCAATTTTTTAATGTTTTAAAAGGAGATATGTCTATTGTTGGTCCCAGACCATTGGCTATCCATCACTATGAAAGAGATTTGCAACAAGGTAATGTTACAAGGTTTCTTATTCGAGGGGGATTATTGGGCCTTGGGCATATTAAAAAAGGAACTCCTGAAATGGGAAATCCTATTTACGAATATGAATATATTGACAAATATATCAATTCTTCATCTTTTAATTTATTGATGCTTGATATAAATATTATCTGGAAGGGTATAATCGTAATGTTAAAAGGGAAAGGATTGTAA
- a CDS encoding ABC transporter ATP-binding protein, translating to MENIIELQNISYSYFNKIAALKNINLKINRGEMFAVIGQNGSGKSTLLHIINGLIQAESGKYLFKGKEVSDKSLKDKNFSLEFRKSMSFIFQNPEIQLFCPTVMDELLFAPLQLEISIEEAKERVEKTLEYLGITELKDRPVYMLSGGEKKKVAIASSLTINPEIILIDEPLAGLDPKTQTFFIELILELNKAGKTIIFTTHHLDLIDHLQPTVAVLSEEHTIQKIGTAAEILTDEEFLISVNLIHEHIHRHGEEVHKHYHSHYVFHKH from the coding sequence ATGGAAAATATTATTGAATTACAAAATATAAGCTATTCTTATTTTAATAAAATAGCAGCTCTGAAAAACATAAATCTTAAAATAAACAGGGGGGAAATGTTTGCTGTTATTGGTCAGAACGGAAGTGGAAAATCAACCCTGCTTCACATTATTAATGGCTTGATACAAGCAGAAAGCGGGAAATATTTATTCAAAGGAAAAGAAGTAAGTGACAAAAGTTTAAAGGATAAAAATTTCTCATTGGAATTTCGTAAAAGCATGTCGTTTATATTTCAGAATCCCGAAATTCAACTCTTCTGCCCTACTGTTATGGACGAATTATTGTTTGCTCCTCTTCAACTGGAAATTTCAATTGAAGAAGCGAAAGAAAGAGTTGAAAAAACTTTGGAATATTTAGGAATAACCGAATTAAAAGATCGTCCTGTTTACATGCTTTCCGGCGGCGAAAAAAAGAAGGTTGCCATTGCATCATCATTAACAATAAACCCGGAAATCATTTTAATTGATGAACCGCTGGCTGGACTTGACCCAAAAACACAAACATTTTTTATTGAACTAATCCTCGAATTAAATAAAGCGGGCAAAACAATAATCTTCACAACTCATCATCTCGACCTGATAGACCATCTTCAGCCAACAGTCGCAGTGCTTTCGGAAGAACATACTATTCAGAAAATTGGAACAGCTGCAGAAATTTTAACTGATGAGGAATTTTTAATAAGCGTTAACCTTATTCATGAACATATTCACAGGCATGGCGAAGAAGTTCATAAACACTATCATTCACACTATGTCTTTCACAAACATTGA
- a CDS encoding glycosyltransferase family 1 protein has translation MKRTVYINARFLTQRISGVQRFAYEISQSILNLDINLIFLAPQKDSLYQLLPENAELIRFGKYSGHIWEQFELPNFLKKKANPLLINLCNTAPIIYNNKISTVHDIAFIRFKESFSFKFRIFYKFLIPRLLNSSKAIITVSEFSKGEISSYYGINKNKIIVVPNAVSSNLNITENKKNKKRYLLTVSSIDPRKNLKRLIEAFNNINDDSIELLIIGSQNSNFKKNYELVNENNIKFLGYVSDDELAFYYEGAIAFIYPSIYEGFGIPPLEAMRFSCPVLVSDIPVLREVCNSAAMYFDPYNIESISNAIRDIVANENQRINLIKLGTENVKRFNWDKSAKKLLNIINNL, from the coding sequence TTGAAAAGAACTGTATATATTAATGCTCGTTTTTTAACACAAAGAATTTCAGGGGTACAACGCTTTGCTTATGAAATTTCTCAGTCTATTCTTAACTTAGATATAAATTTAATATTTTTAGCTCCCCAAAAAGATTCTTTATATCAATTACTACCAGAAAATGCAGAACTCATTCGTTTTGGTAAATATTCAGGCCATATATGGGAACAATTTGAATTACCTAATTTTTTAAAAAAAAAAGCTAACCCACTTTTAATTAACTTGTGTAATACGGCGCCAATAATTTATAATAACAAAATAAGCACTGTTCATGATATTGCATTTATCCGTTTTAAGGAATCATTTTCTTTTAAATTTAGAATATTTTATAAATTTTTAATTCCACGATTATTAAATTCATCAAAAGCTATTATAACAGTAAGTGAATTTTCAAAAGGAGAAATATCATCCTATTATGGAATTAATAAAAATAAAATCATAGTAGTACCTAATGCTGTGTCTTCAAATTTAAATATAACAGAAAATAAAAAAAACAAGAAAAGATATCTACTTACAGTTTCTTCAATTGACCCTAGGAAAAATTTAAAAAGATTAATAGAAGCATTTAATAACATTAATGATGATTCAATAGAATTACTTATTATAGGATCACAGAATTCAAATTTTAAAAAAAATTATGAATTAGTTAATGAAAACAACATTAAATTTTTAGGTTATGTATCAGATGATGAATTAGCATTTTATTATGAAGGTGCAATAGCATTTATTTATCCATCTATTTATGAGGGGTTCGGGATACCTCCTTTGGAAGCAATGCGTTTTTCTTGCCCTGTATTAGTGTCAGATATTCCTGTTTTAAGAGAAGTTTGTAATTCAGCAGCAATGTATTTCGATCCTTATAATATAGAGAGTATTTCAAATGCGATAAGAGATATAGTTGCCAATGAAAATCAAAGAATAAATTTGATAAAACTGGGAACTGAAAATGTAAAAAGGTTTAATTGGGATAAATCAGCAAAAAAACTATTAAATATAATAAACAATTTGTAA
- a CDS encoding O-antigen ligase family protein gives MKIFEYILAVIFVYANGSWAIFENKYFVWGIMFICLFIYLFLLLWNSSFKIQIPNIFVLFLAGFPILSSIINFQNNINYLNVLNLTLTYIILSLFSNDNLISILDKYARVIFILSIVAIVFGSISLIDYSIITRFPVRYAVGFGGELDRKGYYNIFIYTDRFINDFRVQSIFWEPGAWAFNLGFSFYWLIFKMKEYKKLPFYILSFLLAFSTSGFLLLLLGCLIIFFFNDNNIRNRVFMWLIVSLVGVISLINFAESKYGIPISSYIKEQAIEKLSKKSDNNLSLESRLSSTDKAFKIASKNIVFGIGKINDSLFVTSTIAEIVYQLGFFYLLYFIFLFKKAFDSLPFIASWLFILIMLNGEAYGGYILTSLLLVYGANTIRIKFKYA, from the coding sequence TTGAAAATATTTGAATATATCCTTGCTGTAATATTTGTATATGCTAATGGCTCATGGGCTATTTTTGAAAATAAATATTTTGTATGGGGTATAATGTTTATTTGCTTATTCATTTATCTTTTTTTACTTTTATGGAATAGTTCATTTAAAATACAAATTCCAAATATATTTGTTCTTTTTTTAGCAGGTTTTCCAATTTTAAGCTCTATTATAAACTTTCAGAATAATATAAATTATTTAAATGTTCTTAATCTTACGCTTACCTATATAATTCTCTCTCTCTTCTCTAATGATAACTTAATATCAATTTTAGATAAATATGCCAGAGTTATTTTCATCCTTTCGATTGTAGCTATAGTGTTTGGTTCCATATCCCTGATTGATTATTCAATTATTACAAGATTTCCTGTGAGATACGCTGTCGGTTTTGGTGGCGAATTGGATCGGAAGGGTTATTATAATATATTCATATATACGGACAGATTTATCAATGATTTTAGGGTTCAAAGCATTTTCTGGGAACCTGGTGCATGGGCTTTTAATCTGGGCTTTAGTTTTTATTGGTTGATTTTTAAAATGAAGGAGTATAAGAAACTTCCATTCTATATATTATCATTTCTTTTAGCTTTTTCAACATCAGGTTTTTTATTATTATTGCTCGGATGTTTAATAATATTTTTTTTTAATGATAATAATATTAGGAATAGAGTATTTATGTGGTTAATAGTTTCGTTAGTTGGAGTTATTAGCCTTATTAATTTTGCAGAGAGTAAATACGGTATACCCATAAGTTCATATATTAAAGAGCAGGCTATTGAAAAGCTTTCAAAAAAAAGTGATAATAATTTGTCGTTGGAATCTAGATTGTCAAGCACAGATAAAGCATTTAAAATTGCATCAAAGAATATAGTTTTTGGTATAGGCAAAATTAATGATAGTTTGTTTGTTACTTCAACGATTGCCGAAATAGTTTATCAATTAGGTTTTTTCTATTTATTATACTTTATATTTTTGTTTAAAAAAGCATTTGATTCATTGCCTTTCATTGCTTCGTGGTTATTTATTTTAATCATGTTAAATGGTGAAGCATATGGAGGTTATATTTTAACTTCGTTATTATTAGTATATGGAGCAAATACCATAAGAATTAAGTTTAAGTATGCATAA
- a CDS encoding glycosyltransferase family 2 protein, translated as MHNNILVSIITIIYNGEDHIQECVDSVRSQTYKNIEYIVVDGGSTDSSLDIIKKNLDIITAWKSEKDNGISDAFNKGIKQAKGDIIGILNCDDKYYPETIESVVNAYQENGFSEAVFYGDITYFNNKNEYSLIPEISKIWKYMSIFHPATFVSKSLYNKFGVYSLEYKYAMDSELIHRLLFNHCNFIYIPKTLTKFRLEGKSDINYINSYKEFFKSVKGYNGNEFGKLYMYYGLLKKRLLHSSLGTFINNNRRKLPFLYSGKLKK; from the coding sequence ATGCATAATAATATATTGGTATCAATTATTACAATTATATATAATGGCGAAGATCATATACAGGAGTGCGTTGATAGTGTTAGATCGCAGACCTATAAAAATATTGAATACATTGTTGTAGATGGTGGTTCAACTGATTCGAGTCTTGATATTATAAAAAAAAATTTAGACATAATTACAGCATGGAAATCTGAAAAAGATAATGGAATAAGTGATGCATTTAATAAAGGAATAAAGCAGGCAAAAGGTGATATAATTGGAATATTAAATTGTGATGACAAATACTATCCGGAAACTATAGAAAGCGTAGTTAATGCATATCAAGAAAATGGATTTAGTGAAGCTGTTTTTTATGGAGATATCACTTATTTTAATAATAAAAATGAATATTCCCTCATTCCTGAGATTTCTAAAATTTGGAAATATATGTCAATATTTCATCCGGCTACTTTCGTTTCAAAATCGTTATATAATAAGTTTGGGGTATACTCTTTAGAATATAAATATGCAATGGATTCGGAACTTATTCATCGATTATTATTTAACCATTGTAATTTTATATATATCCCTAAAACGTTAACAAAATTTAGACTAGAAGGGAAAAGTGATATAAATTATATCAATAGCTATAAGGAGTTTTTTAAGTCAGTTAAAGGATACAATGGAAATGAATTTGGAAAGCTTTATATGTATTATGGTTTGTTGAAAAAAAGATTATTACATTCATCATTAGGAACGTTTATTAATAATAATCGAAGGAAATTGCCATTTCTTTATTCGGGCAAATTGAAAAAATAA